Proteins encoded within one genomic window of Streptomyces sp. NBC_00523:
- a CDS encoding helix-hairpin-helix domain-containing protein, protein MDGGGEAPSGAVGGAPVGRWAAAVFAVRERLPMWVQLRCGLEPRTLAALAVVLVAAAVFAGMHFWSARPEGIRAPDMVGEAVHAPALAPDEDAKAEPGGGGRPEPSPGPAAGPGGQIVVDVSGKVRDPGLRRLPAGSRVDDALTAAGGARPGTDLAGLNRARVLMDGEQIVVGAPQAPAPGPGGAGSAAEGGGPVSLNSATAEQLETLPGVGPVLAQHIVDYRTQHGGFRSVDELREVNGIGARRFADLQPRVRP, encoded by the coding sequence GTGGACGGTGGCGGGGAGGCGCCCTCGGGTGCGGTGGGCGGGGCGCCCGTGGGGCGGTGGGCGGCGGCCGTGTTCGCGGTGCGGGAGCGGTTGCCGATGTGGGTGCAGCTCCGATGCGGCCTGGAGCCGAGGACCCTTGCGGCGCTCGCCGTGGTCCTGGTCGCGGCCGCCGTGTTCGCCGGGATGCACTTCTGGTCCGCCCGGCCGGAGGGCATCCGGGCCCCGGACATGGTGGGTGAGGCGGTGCACGCGCCTGCGCTCGCGCCGGACGAGGACGCGAAGGCGGAGCCCGGGGGCGGCGGCCGGCCCGAGCCGTCTCCGGGGCCCGCTGCCGGTCCGGGCGGGCAGATCGTGGTGGACGTCAGCGGGAAGGTGCGGGACCCGGGGCTGCGCCGGCTGCCCGCCGGATCGCGGGTGGACGACGCGCTGACGGCGGCGGGCGGGGCGCGGCCCGGGACGGACCTGGCGGGGCTCAACCGGGCCCGGGTGCTGATGGACGGCGAGCAGATCGTGGTGGGCGCCCCGCAGGCCCCGGCCCCGGGGCCCGGAGGGGCTGGTTCCGCCGCTGAGGGGGGCGGGCCGGTGAGCCTGAACTCCGCGACGGCGGAGCAGCTGGAGACGCTGCCGGGCGTCGGCCCCGTGCTGGCCCAGCACATCGTGGACTACCGCACGCAGCACGGGGGCTTCCGGTCCGTGGACGAACTCCGCGAGGTCAACGGGATCGGCGCCCGCCGGTTCGCGGATCTGCAGCCCCGGGTGCGGCCGTGA
- a CDS encoding ComEC/Rec2 family competence protein — MNAGDTGDALGASGLHAAPDVHAASGKRLGLSDPRQEGPADLRLLAPAAAAWAGAGLAVGAPGRWAAMGVVLCLGTAMVLLAVGLRRCRAGGDGGGAGVRGVGGDVGPQGEVGGAGARAGGGEGDGVGARCGGGEVRDAGARGVGGEGGRVRARGVGGEVGGAGAQGEVGGVRARGAAEAATASGDRRARRRLRGTAVAAVLLCAAAGAASAALHGADARRGPVPGLARQYARVQADITLTSDARRTFPRVRGDHSTPVSLLLDAEVTRLTRSDGTAVRLRTPVLVIVPPGGAAAAWQRLLPSTSLRITGRLAPPLHKGERLAAVLRPDGKAPPRVTGPPSLLPRTAGRLRAGLREATDGLGPDARALLPGLVVGDTSRVTPELHDAFRATDLTHLMAVSGSNLGILLVLLIGPPGRALRVERGGLAPRLGISLRMTALLGGGLTLAFVLVCRPEPSVLRAAACGLITLLAIGTGRRRTLIPALCAAVLLLVLYDPWLARSYGFVLSVLATGALLTLAPRWADALRRRRVPPRLAEALAAAAAAQAVCSPVVVLLASRVSLVAVPCNLLAEFAVAPATVLGFAALTVAPAAMPAAGLLARVAGWPTAWIAAVARTGAAFPGAETDWPDGLSGAALLAAVILVLVPAARWAGRRPWVCSAAALLLVLAVLRPAPLTRVLTGWPPPGWAFAMCDVGQGDALVLAAGPGSGVVVDAGPDPRLADRCLRELGVSRVPLLLLTHFHADHVRGLPGVLRGRAVGAIQTTSLDEPPEQAAFVRRTAAGAGVPVLRAAPGERRRIGKLDWQVLWPPGEAGGVSAGAVPAARPVPYGVPQDPNDASVTLFVRAGGLTLLLPGDLEPPAQQALLLSHPELPRVDVLKVAHHGSAHQDSALLRAVRPRFALVSVGRDNPYGHPAPRTVDALAAEGAVVLRTDRDGAIAVTGAGSGLRAVGRS; from the coding sequence GTGAACGCGGGGGACACGGGGGACGCCCTCGGGGCGTCGGGGCTGCACGCGGCGCCCGATGTCCACGCGGCGTCGGGCAAGCGGTTGGGGCTCTCCGACCCCCGGCAGGAGGGCCCGGCCGACCTCCGGCTCCTCGCCCCGGCAGCGGCGGCCTGGGCGGGCGCCGGACTCGCGGTGGGCGCTCCGGGGCGCTGGGCGGCGATGGGTGTGGTGCTGTGCCTGGGGACGGCGATGGTGCTGCTCGCGGTGGGGCTGCGGCGGTGTCGTGCGGGGGGTGACGGCGGGGGTGCCGGGGTGCGGGGTGTGGGCGGTGATGTCGGGCCGCAGGGTGAGGTCGGTGGCGCCGGGGCGCGAGCTGGAGGCGGTGAGGGTGACGGCGTCGGGGCGCGGTGCGGGGGCGGGGAAGTTCGTGATGCCGGAGCGCGGGGTGTGGGCGGTGAGGGGGGTCGCGTCAGGGCGAGGGGCGTCGGCGGCGAAGTCGGTGGTGCCGGGGCGCAGGGTGAGGTCGGCGGCGTTCGGGCGCGGGGTGCGGCTGAGGCCGCCACCGCGTCCGGTGACCGGCGGGCGCGCCGGCGGTTGCGGGGGACCGCTGTCGCGGCGGTGCTGCTCTGCGCGGCGGCCGGGGCGGCGTCCGCCGCACTGCACGGTGCCGATGCGCGCCGGGGCCCCGTGCCCGGACTGGCCCGGCAGTACGCGCGCGTCCAGGCGGACATCACCCTCACCTCCGATGCCCGGCGCACGTTCCCCCGGGTGCGCGGCGACCACAGCACGCCCGTCTCCCTCCTCCTGGACGCGGAGGTCACCCGGCTGACGAGGTCCGACGGCACCGCCGTACGGCTGCGGACGCCGGTCCTGGTCATCGTCCCGCCGGGCGGCGCGGCGGCGGCCTGGCAGCGGCTGCTGCCCTCCACCAGCCTGCGGATCACCGGGCGGCTGGCGCCCCCGCTGCACAAGGGCGAACGGCTCGCCGCCGTGCTGCGGCCGGACGGCAAGGCCCCGCCCAGGGTGACCGGGCCGCCCAGTCTCCTCCCGCGCACGGCGGGCCGGCTGCGCGCCGGGCTGCGCGAGGCCACCGACGGACTGGGCCCCGACGCGCGGGCGTTGCTGCCGGGCCTGGTCGTCGGCGACACGTCACGGGTCACCCCCGAACTGCATGACGCGTTCCGTGCGACCGACCTCACGCACTTGATGGCCGTATCCGGGTCAAACCTGGGCATTCTTCTCGTTCTGCTCATCGGGCCGCCCGGCCGGGCGCTACGCGTCGAACGCGGGGGACTGGCGCCCAGGCTCGGGATCTCCCTGCGGATGACCGCACTGCTCGGCGGTGGGCTCACGCTCGCCTTCGTCCTGGTCTGCCGGCCCGAACCGAGTGTGCTGCGGGCCGCCGCGTGCGGGCTGATCACGCTCCTCGCCATCGGAACGGGGCGCCGCCGCACACTGATCCCCGCGCTGTGCGCCGCCGTGCTGCTGCTGGTGCTCTACGACCCGTGGCTGGCGCGCAGTTACGGCTTCGTGCTGTCGGTGCTGGCCACCGGCGCCCTGCTGACCCTCGCCCCGCGCTGGGCCGACGCGCTGCGCAGGCGCCGGGTGCCGCCCCGGCTGGCGGAGGCGCTGGCCGCCGCGGCTGCTGCGCAGGCGGTGTGCTCGCCCGTGGTGGTGCTGCTCGCCTCCCGGGTGAGTCTGGTGGCGGTCCCGTGCAATCTGCTGGCGGAGTTCGCCGTGGCACCCGCCACGGTCCTCGGGTTCGCCGCGCTGACCGTGGCACCGGCGGCGATGCCGGCGGCCGGGCTGCTCGCCAGGGTGGCGGGGTGGCCGACCGCGTGGATCGCCGCGGTGGCCAGGACCGGAGCGGCGTTCCCCGGAGCGGAGACCGACTGGCCCGACGGCCTGTCAGGGGCCGCGCTGCTGGCCGCCGTGATCCTGGTCCTGGTACCGGCCGCGCGCTGGGCCGGGCGGCGGCCCTGGGTCTGCTCGGCCGCCGCGCTTCTGCTGGTCCTCGCGGTGCTCCGGCCGGCGCCGCTGACGCGGGTGCTGACCGGGTGGCCGCCGCCCGGCTGGGCGTTCGCCATGTGCGACGTCGGACAGGGCGACGCCCTGGTGCTCGCGGCCGGGCCCGGCTCCGGCGTGGTCGTGGACGCCGGTCCCGATCCCCGGCTCGCCGACCGATGCCTGCGCGAACTGGGCGTCAGCCGCGTCCCGTTGCTCCTGCTCACCCACTTCCACGCCGACCATGTGCGAGGGCTCCCCGGGGTGCTGCGCGGCAGGGCGGTGGGCGCGATCCAGACGACGAGCCTGGACGAGCCGCCGGAGCAGGCCGCGTTCGTCCGGAGAACGGCGGCGGGGGCCGGTGTGCCCGTCCTGCGGGCCGCCCCCGGCGAACGGCGGCGAATCGGCAAGCTGGACTGGCAGGTGCTGTGGCCTCCGGGCGAGGCGGGTGGGGTGTCGGCGGGCGCGGTCCCGGCTGCCCGTCCCGTCCCGTACGGCGTTCCGCAGGACCCGAACGACGCCAGCGTCACCCTGTTCGTGCGGGCCGGCGGGCTCACCCTGCTGCTGCCCGGCGATCTGGAACCGCCCGCCCAGCAGGCGCTGCTGCTGAGCCATCCGGAGCTGCCCCGGGTGGACGTGCTCAAGGTGGCCCACCACGGTTCCGCGCATCAGGACAGCGCCCTGCTGCGGGCCGTCCGGCCCAGGTTCGCGCTGGTGAGCGTGGGCCGGGACAACCCGTACGGGCACCCGGCGCCCCGGACCGTCGACGCGCTCGCGGCGGAGGGGGCGGTGGTGCTGCGCACCGACCGGGACGGGGCGATCGCGGTGACCGGCGCGGGAAGCGGGCTGCGGGCGGTGGGGCGGTCATGA
- a CDS encoding DegV family protein, with protein sequence MSRHVAIVTDSTAYLPPDAMRRHGITAVPLTVVLGDQALEEGTEISARSLALALQKRRSVTTSRPSPEVFAATYRAVAEAGASGIVSLHLSSEFSGTYDAAVLAAKDAPVPVRVVDTGMVAMALGFCALSAAETAEAGGGLDEAVAAAEKRASGTAAYFYVDTLDYLRRGGRIGAAQALLGSALAVKPLLQLDGGRIELLEKVRTASKAIARLEEIVAERAGSGPVDIAVHHLAASERAERLAERLRERVPGLADLHVSEVGAVIGAHTGPGLLGAVVSPR encoded by the coding sequence ATGTCCCGCCATGTCGCGATCGTCACCGATTCAACGGCCTACCTGCCGCCCGACGCGATGCGGCGGCACGGCATCACGGCGGTGCCGCTGACCGTGGTGCTGGGCGATCAGGCCCTGGAGGAGGGCACCGAGATCTCGGCCCGTTCGCTGGCCCTGGCCCTCCAGAAACGCCGTTCCGTGACGACGTCCCGGCCCAGCCCCGAGGTCTTCGCCGCCACCTACCGGGCCGTCGCGGAGGCCGGTGCGAGCGGCATCGTCTCGCTCCATCTGTCGTCGGAATTCTCCGGTACGTACGACGCTGCGGTGCTCGCGGCGAAGGACGCCCCGGTGCCGGTGCGCGTGGTCGACACCGGCATGGTCGCGATGGCCCTCGGCTTCTGCGCCCTGTCCGCCGCCGAGACGGCCGAGGCGGGCGGCGGCCTGGACGAAGCGGTGGCGGCGGCCGAGAAGCGCGCCTCGGGAACCGCCGCGTACTTCTACGTCGACACCCTGGACTACCTGCGCCGGGGCGGCCGGATCGGCGCCGCGCAGGCCCTGCTGGGCTCGGCCCTCGCGGTCAAGCCCCTCCTCCAGCTCGACGGCGGCCGGATCGAGCTGCTGGAGAAGGTACGGACGGCCTCGAAGGCCATCGCCCGGCTGGAGGAGATCGTCGCCGAACGGGCGGGCAGCGGACCTGTCGACATCGCGGTGCACCACCTCGCGGCGTCCGAGCGGGCGGAGCGGCTGGCCGAGCGGCTGCGGGAACGCGTGCCCGGCCTCGCGGACCTGCACGTCAGCGAGGTCGGTGCGGTGATCGGCGCGCACACCGGGCCGGGACTGCTGGGCGCGGTGGTCTCGCCGCGCTGA